ATGGCGTCCCCTTCACCCGCAGTCTAGCCGGGGAAGGGGGCGCCGGATAGTCAGCCTTCGTAGCCGTCGTTCAGGCCCTTGAAGATCTGGTCGAAATTGCCGCTGGCTTCGGCGGCGCGCAGCATTTTCGCGCGCTGGACGCAGACCTCGGCGGGCGTGTCTTCAATGCGGAAGCTCTCCATCGTCTCGGCAACGAAGTCTTCCAGAGGCATATAGCTTTCGCGCGTTTCCTGGCCGGGGGTGATGCCCGTCCGCACGCCCGGCGGGGCCAGCTCAATGACTTCCACATTCGTGTCGCGCAGCTGGTAGCGCAGCGATTGCGTCCAGGCATGGAGCGCGGCCTTGGACGCGCTATAGGCGGGGGCGTGGGCGAGCGGGACATAGGCAAGGCCGGAAGTGACATTGACCACGCGCGCCAGAGGCTGTGCGCGCAGATGGGGGAGGAGGGCCGCGGTCAGCCGGATCGGGCCGAGAATGTTGGTCGTGACGGTTGCCTCGGTGACCGACAGGTCCACCGGGTCGGCCAGCCAGTCTTCTTTCACCATGATGCCGGCATTGTTGAACAGCACGTTCAGGGCCGGAAAGTCCGCGATCAGGGCCTTGGCGAAGCGGGAAATGTCTGCCGCGTCGCTGACATCCAGCGTCCGCGCATGCATGCCGTCACGCCCGGCAATCGTTTCTTCAAGGCTGCTGGCGGTGCGCCCTGCGACGATGACTGTATTGCCGAGCGCGTGGAATTCGCGGGCCAGTTCCCGGCCGATGCCGGAGCCGCCACCTGTGACGAGGATCGTGTTGCCTGTGGTTTTCATGATGTCTCTCCTTGCGGGCGGGCCGGCTGCCCGACTGTTCAGGAGATAGGGGCGAATCGGCACATTGGAAGTGGTGGCCATGCAGTGCATGGCGCGCAAGAAATCCGCTTACGGAA
This is a stretch of genomic DNA from Hyphomonas adhaerens MHS-3. It encodes these proteins:
- a CDS encoding SDR family oxidoreductase; the protein is MKTTGNTILVTGGGSGIGRELAREFHALGNTVIVAGRTASSLEETIAGRDGMHARTLDVSDAADISRFAKALIADFPALNVLFNNAGIMVKEDWLADPVDLSVTEATVTTNILGPIRLTAALLPHLRAQPLARVVNVTSGLAYVPLAHAPAYSASKAALHAWTQSLRYQLRDTNVEVIELAPPGVRTGITPGQETRESYMPLEDFVAETMESFRIEDTPAEVCVQRAKMLRAAEASGNFDQIFKGLNDGYEG